The nucleotide sequence ATAGAATCAGTTATTTATGATAAATGTGGTTCATCTGAGTAAAACTAAAAAAATAGCAAGAAAAATAAATTTTAGCCTAAATCATATTTCTCTAAACTTCAGCTACATAAAGAGTTCTTTTTTTTCTTGCGGAATTGCTGGAAAAATCAATTATTTTTTTTCAGACAATTTTCAGATTTTAACTTTGTGAAGCCAACTGTTACTTTTCAATCAGAATTTAGTTGACATACTTGCACATTTTGTCCTCAATTGTAACATCTGAATGTCTATTTGCTTGAATTTTTATTATACTAATTATTTCATCGCTACCATATTCAAAGCAAACTTCATGAATTTGTTTTATTATTTCCATCAACTTGTCATACCTTCCTTCCATAACAGTTTCGAATGGGCATACCTGATGTTTTATTCCTGAATTTTGGATTATCTCAATAGCTTTATCTACTATCGTATAGGAATCTTTATGTTTAGATTTGGGGATAAGCTGCAGGCTTACATTTATTAGATTTTGCATATATGGAAAAAGTATTAATCTTCAATTTCATCTGCCTGAGAATCAGTCTCATCGTCAAATTTGTCATTTTTTTCTTCAAGGAACTTTTTAATTTCATCGTTCGAGAAAACTTTTACATTAGTTACCAAAAAATTTGCTTGTAAAAAATTTCCAAGTTGATTGCACTCTTCCAATGCAGATTTAAAAATAGATTGAATATCGGAACTGATTGGTAATAATGATACGAAAGTTGCATAATTTTCAGGAAAATCAATTTTTTCAATTTCTCCTTCATTATTGTTTATTGCATATTCAAATTCGCTTTTTATTATCTTTTTCTGACTATCGGAAAAACCATTTTCACCTGTAGAAAGAAGAACTACAAAATATCTTAGGTTCAAACCTTTACCACCCAAACCAGTTGAAATAAATACCTGACTTTCGTCCAACAAATCGCTTTCAATTAGCATTCTGCTTTCCTGCAAAGCAATAGTAGCCCAATCTTTCAATTGCGATTCCTCAATTTTTGCAAATTCTTCGATGGCTCGGTAAGCTTCAACATTCTGGTTAATAGCAAGATGAATTAGAATATCTTTTTTTTCTTCATTAGTGATTTTCGATGATAGTAATTTCGCCTTATATTCTTTAATATCAATATCTTTACTTTTTTTCTTTACATTTTTCGATGCCTCAAAATATTCCATTTGTATATTGACATCAATTTGCTCCTGTAAAATATTTAATTTATTTGGGACTTCGTTGAACATCTCGCTCAATTTCCCAAATATACTTTCATCATTCATTAAAATAGTTCTAAATAAGTTATAAAATATCAAAAACTAAAACTGTGCAAATGTAGATTATTTTTGAACATTTTCTAATAAAAGGATTTTGAAAAAGATATAAAGTCTTTTGGGTTTGTAAATAAAAAAATGGTAACTATTCAGTGTGTTTAAAGTGTTGAATTTAGGATTGTTCTGAAATTTATTTTAACCGCAAAGAACGCTAAGTTGTACGCCAAGATCGCTAAGTTATTGAGTATGTTTTCTTTGCGAAACATTGCGCTTTGCATGATGACCTTTGCGTTTAGATTATTTATTTTGTTTTAGTTTAGTATATTACAATTTATTATCAAACACTGATTTGTTACAAAAAATGATATGTGTAAACTAATGATTTATGCCAAATTATACCTAATTATTGGTATTGCTACATTTTTTATAAGATAGTATTTTTGTTTTTTTTAGGAAGAGAAATTTATGAAATTAGCTACATTAAAAAATAGCGAGAAAGGGATTATAACAAAAGTCAGAGGACGCGGTGCTTTCAGGCGTAGAATAATAGAGATGGGTTTTGTTAAAGGCAAGGAGGTTTTGGTAGTGAAATCTGCTCCACTGAAAGACCCAATTGAATATAACATAATGGGCTACGAAGTTTCTCTTAGAAGAAGCGAGGCTAACTTGATAGAAGTAGTTACTTTTGAAGAAGCAAAAGAATTGCTACAAGACAATAAATTTGAAGGTATTGTAAATGGCGAACTATTAAAACATACGGCTAAGGAGAAAAGCAAAATAATTAATGTTGCATTAGTTGGAAATCCAAATTGTGGAAAAACTACTTTGTTTAATAATGCTTCTCATTCGAAAGAACATGTCGGAAATTATAGTGGGGTAACTGTCGATTTAAAATCTGCTAAATTTGAATTGAATGGTTACACTATAAATCTTGTAGATTTGCCAGGAACATACTCACTTACAGCCTATTCACCCGAAGAACTTTATGTTAGAAAATATATTCTGGGCGAGATTCCCGATATTGTAATTAATGTGATTGACGGTTCGAATCTTGAGCGAAACCTGTATTTGACAACCCAACTTATCGACATGGATGTCAAGGTGGTAGCTGCTCTGAATATGTATGACGAACTACAATTGAAAGGTGCAAAATTCGATTACATAAGTCTCGGAAAAATGATTGGAATTCCTTTTGTTCCCACAGTTGGTTCAAAAGGCAAAGGAGTTAAGGAGCTGTTTAGCAAGGTAATTGATGCCTATGAAGACAAAGCAGCCATATTACGACATATTCATATTAATTATGGAAAAGATGTTGAAAATTCTATCAATAATATTCAAAAGGAGATAAATGTTAAAGAAAATTACTTTTTAACTGATAAAATATCCTCACGATTTATTGCAATCAAACTTCTCGAAAAAGATAAAACTTCAAAATTTTCTGTGTCAAGATGTGGAAACCACGATGAAATAGTTTCTGTTTCAGAGCAGGAAATCGAAAAAATCGAAAATCAATTTAGCGAAGATAGTGAGACAGTTATTACAGATGCAAAATACGGTTTCATTGCAGGAGCCCTGAAAGAAACCTATAAAGAAGGCTTCGTAGGCCGCAGAAAAAGAACTGAAATTATTGATACTTTTTTAACACACAAAGTTTTTGGTTTCCCAATTTTTCTCTTTTTTCTATGGCTAATGTTTCAGCTTACTTTTTCTTTAGGGAAATTTCCGATGAATTGGATTGAACAGTTCGTGGGCTTAACAGGTGACACTATTGGAAATATTATGCCAAACGGAGCATTAAAAGATTTATTAATTGATGGAATAATTGGAGGAGTTGGAGGGGTAATTGTTTTTCTTCCGAATATTTTAATTCTTTTTCTTTTCATTTCAGTAATGGAAGATACCGGATATATGTCGCGTGCAGCATTTATTATGGACAAACTTATGCACAAAATTGGATTGCATGGAAAATCCTTCATCCCATTAATTATGGGTTTTGGCTGCAATGTTCCTGCAATTTTGGCAACCCGAACATTAGAAAACAGAAACGACCGGCTACTCACAATGTTGATAAATCCGTTCATGTCATGTAGTGCCAGATTACCTGTTTATATTTTAATTATAGGTGCTTTTTTTCCCGAAAATTCAGGAACAGTTCTATTTAGCATTTACACAATTGGAATTTTTATTGCAATTTTAATGGCTATACTTTTCAAAAAAACTTTGTTTAAATCTTCCGATGTTCCGTTTGTGATGGAACTTCCGCCATATAGAATACCAACTGTAAAAACCAGCCTTAGGCATATGTGGCACAAAGGCTCGCAATACCTTAAAAAAATGGGTGGTGTAATTCTCATTGCATCAATTATTATTTGGGCATTAGGCTATTATCCCAGGAATAGTGAATTGACGACAGAACTTGACACCAAAATTGAGCGAACTTATTCTTCTTTTTTAGACAAGGAAGAAAATACCTTTAATGAAAATGAGATTATTGAAATCCATAGTGAAGGACAAAACACAATTGATTCTTTGCAATTGATCAAAGAAAGTATTCAACAAGAGAATTCGTATATTGGAAAAATCGGCCATTTTATTGAACCGGTTATGAGACCTCTTGGATTTGACTGGAAAATGGGTGTAAGTTTACTTTCAGGTGTTGCAGCAAAAGAAATTGTAGTTAGCACTATGGGAGTTTTGTATCAAGCCGATTCAAATTTGGAACAAAAACTACAAGAAAACATATATTCGAGTGGAGAAAAAACCGGACAAAAAGTTTTTAGTCCAATTGTAGCTTTCGCATTTTTAATGTTCATTTTGCTATATTTTCCTTGTGTAGCAGTAATTGCGGCTATCAAAAAAGAATCTGGTAGCTGGAAATGGGCGGTTTTTATGATTTTTTATACCACAAGTTTAGCATGGTTCGTTTCATTTTTGGTATATCAAATTGGGAGTTTATCAATTTTTAATTGACGATTTAATATAATAATTTTTCAGATATGATTCAAGATATTATCACTCTAATAATAGTTTTTTCTGCAATAAGCTATACTCTGTATAGTCTTTTCTCCATGATTTTTATTAGAGAAAAA is from Bacteroidota bacterium and encodes:
- the feoB gene encoding ferrous iron transport protein B — its product is MKLATLKNSEKGIITKVRGRGAFRRRIIEMGFVKGKEVLVVKSAPLKDPIEYNIMGYEVSLRRSEANLIEVVTFEEAKELLQDNKFEGIVNGELLKHTAKEKSKIINVALVGNPNCGKTTLFNNASHSKEHVGNYSGVTVDLKSAKFELNGYTINLVDLPGTYSLTAYSPEELYVRKYILGEIPDIVINVIDGSNLERNLYLTTQLIDMDVKVVAALNMYDELQLKGAKFDYISLGKMIGIPFVPTVGSKGKGVKELFSKVIDAYEDKAAILRHIHINYGKDVENSINNIQKEINVKENYFLTDKISSRFIAIKLLEKDKTSKFSVSRCGNHDEIVSVSEQEIEKIENQFSEDSETVITDAKYGFIAGALKETYKEGFVGRRKRTEIIDTFLTHKVFGFPIFLFFLWLMFQLTFSLGKFPMNWIEQFVGLTGDTIGNIMPNGALKDLLIDGIIGGVGGVIVFLPNILILFLFISVMEDTGYMSRAAFIMDKLMHKIGLHGKSFIPLIMGFGCNVPAILATRTLENRNDRLLTMLINPFMSCSARLPVYILIIGAFFPENSGTVLFSIYTIGIFIAILMAILFKKTLFKSSDVPFVMELPPYRIPTVKTSLRHMWHKGSQYLKKMGGVILIASIIIWALGYYPRNSELTTELDTKIERTYSSFLDKEENTFNENEIIEIHSEGQNTIDSLQLIKESIQQENSYIGKIGHFIEPVMRPLGFDWKMGVSLLSGVAAKEIVVSTMGVLYQADSNLEQKLQENIYSSGEKTGQKVFSPIVAFAFLMFILLYFPCVAVIAAIKKESGSWKWAVFMIFYTTSLAWFVSFLVYQIGSLSIFN
- a CDS encoding MTH1187 family thiamine-binding protein, producing the protein MQNLINVSLQLIPKSKHKDSYTIVDKAIEIIQNSGIKHQVCPFETVMEGRYDKLMEIIKQIHEVCFEYGSDEIISIIKIQANRHSDVTIEDKMCKYVN